A stretch of the Nitratifractor salsuginis DSM 16511 genome encodes the following:
- a CDS encoding competence/damage-inducible protein A, giving the protein MKHNEPKFFFLIIGTEILNRRRQDRHFDFVSQALLERGYKLSGSFTIEDDPELIVKTLKFLAEIPESVVFSFGGIGSTPDDHTRLAAAEALRDGKLVTQPEAKAIIEERLKTMEVPDKRYPLRMAELPEGARLLKNNPVNGMPGFYLDDRFFFVPGFPEMAHPMILEALDRFFPHQEQKSVRKTLTALTRESALIDVMEHLPEGVELSSLPKLYSDGPRVVISLSGEDPKAVQEAYDRFVQALEERDIPYSEGDDTSQ; this is encoded by the coding sequence TTGAAGCACAACGAACCGAAATTCTTCTTCCTCATCATCGGGACCGAAATCCTCAACCGCCGCCGGCAGGACCGTCACTTCGATTTCGTCAGCCAGGCGTTGCTGGAGCGGGGATACAAACTCAGCGGTAGCTTCACCATCGAGGACGATCCGGAACTGATCGTCAAAACACTCAAGTTTCTCGCCGAGATCCCCGAGTCGGTGGTCTTCAGCTTCGGGGGGATCGGCTCGACGCCGGACGACCATACCCGCCTGGCCGCCGCCGAGGCCCTCAGAGACGGCAAGCTCGTAACCCAGCCCGAAGCGAAAGCGATCATCGAGGAACGCCTCAAAACGATGGAGGTCCCCGACAAACGCTATCCTCTGCGGATGGCCGAGCTGCCCGAAGGGGCCCGGCTTTTGAAGAACAATCCGGTCAACGGAATGCCCGGTTTCTATCTCGATGACCGCTTCTTCTTCGTCCCCGGATTTCCGGAGATGGCCCACCCGATGATCCTGGAGGCGCTGGATCGGTTCTTCCCTCACCAGGAGCAAAAAAGTGTGCGCAAAACCCTGACGGCGCTGACGCGGGAGAGTGCCCTGATCGATGTGATGGAGCATCTCCCCGAAGGGGTGGAGCTCTCCAGCCTCCCCAAACTCTACAGCGACGGCCCCAGAGTCGTCATTTCTCTTAGTGGAGAGGATCCTAAAGCGGTACAGGAGGCTTACGATCGCTTCGTGCAAGCCCTGGAGGAACGTGATATCCCCTACAGCGAAGGGGATGACACTTCCCAATGA
- a CDS encoding glutathionylspermidine synthase family protein, with amino-acid sequence MVSLLPVEPLDKAYLESLGFVWHTDSDETPYLADVLVQVSPEEAEAYYRAGNELYDMYVAAGEYVIEHNLFHEIGIPFNLVELIRESWESEVHWHLYGRFDLAGGIDGKPIKLLEFNADTPTALFETAIVQWAILKKNDLDEAAQFNVVYDALLENFKRIVTLEESVEAFKERYEGWRFLFTSVRGNPEEENTVRLLQYIADEAGFETGFAYIDEIEFDAEEGIFYRDVNYELWFKLIPWEDIALEEPDLAMLLTQIVRNQKAIIFNPAYTLMFQSKGILKVLWDLYPGHPLLLETSLKPIPGKMQVRKPLFGREGGNVAILESDGETVVADIPGEYGNYPMIYQEYVDLPQDVEGHRYQAGLFYAYESCGLGYRRGGLILDNLSKFVGHIIR; translated from the coding sequence ATGGTTTCCCTGCTTCCCGTAGAACCCCTCGACAAGGCCTATCTCGAATCCCTGGGTTTTGTCTGGCACACCGACAGCGACGAGACCCCCTACCTGGCCGATGTGCTGGTGCAGGTGAGCCCCGAAGAGGCCGAGGCTTACTACCGGGCCGGCAACGAGCTCTACGATATGTATGTGGCGGCGGGGGAGTATGTCATCGAGCACAACCTCTTCCACGAGATCGGGATCCCCTTCAACCTCGTCGAACTGATCAGGGAGAGTTGGGAGAGTGAAGTACACTGGCACCTCTACGGCCGTTTCGATCTGGCGGGTGGGATCGATGGAAAACCGATCAAGCTCCTGGAATTCAATGCCGATACCCCGACGGCCCTTTTCGAGACCGCCATCGTCCAGTGGGCGATCCTCAAAAAGAACGATTTGGATGAAGCGGCCCAGTTCAATGTCGTCTACGATGCCCTTTTGGAGAATTTCAAGCGAATCGTGACCCTGGAAGAGAGTGTCGAAGCTTTCAAAGAGCGCTACGAAGGATGGCGCTTTCTCTTCACCTCGGTCCGCGGCAATCCCGAAGAGGAGAATACGGTCCGGCTGCTGCAGTACATTGCCGACGAAGCGGGTTTCGAGACGGGGTTTGCCTACATCGACGAGATCGAATTCGATGCCGAGGAGGGGATCTTTTACCGGGATGTCAATTACGAACTCTGGTTCAAACTCATCCCCTGGGAGGATATCGCCCTCGAAGAGCCCGATCTGGCGATGCTGCTGACTCAGATCGTGCGCAATCAAAAGGCGATCATCTTCAATCCCGCCTATACGCTGATGTTCCAGAGCAAGGGGATCCTCAAAGTGCTTTGGGACCTCTATCCCGGACATCCCCTTTTGCTGGAAACTTCGCTCAAACCGATCCCGGGCAAGATGCAGGTGCGCAAACCCCTCTTCGGCAGGGAAGGGGGGAATGTGGCGATCCTCGAGAGTGACGGTGAGACGGTCGTCGCCGATATTCCGGGGGAGTACGGGAACTATCCGATGATCTATCAGGAGTATGTGGATCTTCCACAGGATGTGGAGGGCCATCGCTACCAGGCCGGCCTCTTCTATGCCTATGAATCCTGCGGGCTGGGCTATCGCCGCGGCGGTTTGATCCTCGACAACCTCTCCAAATTCGTAGGGCACATCATCCGATGA
- the rfaD gene encoding ADP-glyceromanno-heptose 6-epimerase, with translation MDFNHKTILITGGAGFIGSNLAFSFQENYPEANVVVFDLFRTGETFANGNLRSFGHYKNLQGFRGEIITGDITDPEDLKRLRDFNFDYIFHEAAISDTTVNDQNIMMRTNLNVFKDLLKMAKEMDAAMIYASSGATYGNAPAPQTVGREDPANIYGFSKLAMDHLAYEWMKKSDRPIVGLRYFNVYGPREFYKNKTASMVLQFGHQILAGKRPRLFEGSDRILRDFIYIDDIIQANVKACDPKESGVYNVGTGKARSFQEIVDILQKELGTDLECEYIPNPYVGQYQFFTQADIEPTREYLGYEPEVSLEEGIRRYVPEIERLYETEVNE, from the coding sequence ATGGATTTTAACCACAAAACGATTCTGATTACCGGAGGGGCCGGATTCATCGGTTCCAATCTGGCCTTCTCTTTTCAGGAGAACTATCCCGAGGCTAACGTCGTGGTCTTCGATCTCTTCCGCACGGGAGAGACCTTCGCCAACGGCAATCTGCGCAGCTTCGGCCACTACAAGAACCTCCAGGGCTTCCGGGGAGAGATCATCACCGGGGACATTACCGATCCGGAGGACCTCAAGCGCCTGAGGGATTTCAACTTCGACTATATCTTTCACGAGGCGGCCATCAGCGATACGACGGTGAACGACCAGAACATTATGATGCGCACCAATCTGAATGTTTTCAAAGATCTCCTGAAAATGGCCAAAGAGATGGACGCGGCGATGATCTACGCCAGCAGCGGAGCCACCTACGGCAACGCCCCGGCGCCCCAGACGGTCGGCAGGGAAGATCCGGCCAATATCTACGGCTTCAGCAAACTGGCGATGGACCATCTGGCCTATGAGTGGATGAAAAAGAGCGATCGGCCCATCGTGGGGCTGCGTTATTTCAACGTCTACGGCCCGAGGGAGTTTTACAAAAACAAAACCGCTTCGATGGTGCTGCAGTTCGGCCATCAAATCCTGGCCGGCAAACGCCCCCGGCTTTTTGAAGGGAGTGACAGGATCCTAAGGGATTTCATCTATATCGACGACATCATCCAGGCCAATGTCAAAGCCTGCGATCCCAAAGAGAGCGGAGTCTACAACGTAGGTACCGGCAAGGCACGCAGCTTCCAGGAGATCGTGGATATTCTCCAGAAGGAGCTGGGCACCGATCTGGAGTGCGAATATATCCCCAACCCCTACGTTGGGCAGTATCAATTCTTCACCCAGGCCGACATCGAACCGACCCGTGAGTATCTGGGCTACGAACCGGAAGTGAGCCTTGAAGAGGGGATTCGGCGCTATGTGCCGGAGATCGAGCGGCTTTATGAGACGGAAGTCAATGAATAA
- the gmhB gene encoding D-glycero-beta-D-manno-heptose 1,7-bisphosphate 7-phosphatase: MGRLKALFLDRDGVINIDHGYVGSIEDFQFVEGVLPMIRLAQEAGYLPIIVTNQSGIGRGYYSREDFEKVTRFMIEKMREAGIEMNREQVFFCPHTPDEGCACRKPRPGMLLEAKERFGLDMEASWMIGDKAGDIEAARAAGVGRRVLVQPNQALNWKELNGF; the protein is encoded by the coding sequence ATGGGACGGCTCAAAGCGCTTTTTCTCGATCGTGACGGGGTGATCAATATCGACCACGGCTATGTGGGAAGCATCGAAGATTTCCAATTCGTCGAAGGGGTCCTGCCGATGATCCGCTTGGCCCAGGAGGCGGGGTATCTCCCCATCATCGTGACCAATCAGTCGGGGATCGGGAGAGGGTACTACTCCCGGGAAGATTTTGAAAAAGTCACCCGCTTTATGATCGAAAAGATGCGTGAAGCGGGCATAGAGATGAATCGGGAGCAGGTCTTCTTTTGCCCCCATACTCCCGATGAGGGCTGCGCCTGCCGCAAGCCGCGCCCGGGGATGCTTCTGGAAGCAAAAGAGCGTTTCGGTCTCGATATGGAAGCCTCCTGGATGATCGGTGACAAAGCCGGCGACATCGAAGCGGCCCGGGCCGCCGGGGTGGGCCGCCGGGTCCTGGTCCAGCCCAACCAAGCACTAAACTGGAAGGAACTCAATGGATTTTAA
- a CDS encoding M48 family metallopeptidase — translation MSSTRELIHYLCDGQTIFFTLTRRRGIKHIYLYIRHDPLPRLEVRCGPRTPLESIDEVLRAKEPWILKKLSEASPRFDYRKEFPWNGERLPLKISIEEGARRLTLRLDDSEESALLSAPYEPGTEEIRSLYEAYYKLHAPRLLPPLVEKWSRRTGIVPAKVGYRKAKSRWGSCSSRNNLSLNTRLLLCPIELQEYVVLHELCHIRHKNHSAAFWALVERWMPDWKARRKALRSYEFHLN, via the coding sequence ATGAGTTCTACCCGGGAGCTGATCCACTACCTCTGTGACGGCCAAACGATCTTTTTCACCCTCACCCGCAGGAGAGGGATCAAACACATTTACCTCTACATCCGTCACGATCCCCTCCCCCGCCTGGAAGTGCGATGCGGGCCGCGAACACCTCTGGAGAGTATCGATGAAGTCCTGAGGGCCAAAGAGCCCTGGATTCTCAAAAAGCTCTCCGAAGCTTCGCCCCGCTTCGACTATCGCAAAGAATTTCCCTGGAACGGAGAGAGGCTCCCTCTGAAGATCTCCATCGAAGAAGGGGCGCGTCGGCTTACGCTTCGCCTGGACGATTCAGAGGAATCGGCCCTGCTCTCAGCCCCCTATGAACCTGGGACGGAAGAGATCCGTTCTCTCTATGAGGCTTACTACAAACTCCACGCCCCGAGACTCCTCCCGCCCCTGGTGGAAAAGTGGAGCCGCCGCACCGGGATCGTGCCTGCCAAGGTGGGCTACCGGAAGGCCAAGAGCCGCTGGGGGAGTTGCAGTTCCCGCAACAACCTCAGCCTCAACACCCGACTCCTGCTCTGCCCCATCGAGCTTCAGGAGTATGTGGTTCTCCACGAGCTTTGCCACATTCGCCACAAAAACCACTCCGCGGCCTTCTGGGCTCTGGTCGAGCGCTGGATGCCCGACTGGAAAGCCCGCCGCAAAGCGCTGCGGAGCTATGAGTTTCACCTGAACTAA
- the rpoD gene encoding RNA polymerase sigma factor RpoD: MPPKKTQKKETMKTLEALFDKTKKGELVTFENLAKEFDKAPTAAQARKIKKMADEKGIKVVSASEYAKHLTEVEAKERKERLKRLSEGEVEEEFDITKEKELMEWSRSDSPVRMYLREMGKIPLLTKEEEIELSKQIEEGEDIIIDAICSVPYLIDYILNYKEPLLNRERRVKELFKSFEDSSSDDEDEGLDEAAGKAKKADKRVKQVVESFKALEKAKKDWLKERNKLLKLQEEGEADEETIFHERLKVAFRKHQLKEALINLGPTSKLINELVKAMETALKSDDGFEKELKRLEYRLQLFNDQLRENHRKILENIVNMSKEEIAAAVPETTMVSTYVQIKKLFETREASKNSFDLPPEKLEEILEQIRIGKAKSEKAKTRMAKSNLRLVVSIAKRYTNRGLPFLDLIQEGNIGLMKAVDKFEYQKGYKFSTYATWWIRQAISRAIADQARTIRIPIHMIETINRINKIIRKHLQETGKEPDLETIAEEVGLSVDKVKNVIKITKEPVSLETPVGDEDDGRFGDFIEDKNSISPTEAVLNDDLNQQIDEVLGQLNEREQAVIRMRFGLLEDMSDRTLEEIGKELNVTRERVRQIESSAIKKLKHPKVGRKLKNYIEE; the protein is encoded by the coding sequence ATGCCCCCCAAGAAGACACAGAAAAAAGAGACGATGAAGACGCTTGAAGCGCTTTTCGACAAGACCAAGAAGGGCGAGCTGGTCACCTTTGAGAACCTGGCCAAAGAGTTCGACAAAGCCCCCACCGCCGCCCAGGCCAGGAAGATCAAGAAAATGGCCGACGAAAAAGGGATCAAGGTCGTCTCCGCCTCCGAATATGCCAAACACCTCACGGAAGTAGAGGCCAAGGAACGCAAAGAGCGGCTCAAACGGCTCAGCGAGGGTGAAGTGGAAGAGGAGTTCGACATCACCAAGGAGAAGGAGCTGATGGAGTGGAGCCGCTCCGACTCCCCGGTGCGGATGTACCTGCGCGAAATGGGCAAGATCCCCCTCCTGACCAAAGAGGAGGAGATCGAACTGAGCAAGCAGATCGAAGAGGGTGAAGACATCATCATCGACGCCATCTGCTCCGTCCCCTACCTCATCGACTACATCCTCAACTACAAAGAGCCCCTGCTCAATCGGGAGCGCCGGGTCAAAGAGCTCTTTAAAAGCTTCGAAGACAGCAGCAGCGACGACGAGGACGAAGGGCTCGACGAAGCCGCCGGCAAAGCCAAAAAAGCCGACAAAAGGGTCAAGCAGGTCGTCGAAAGCTTCAAAGCCCTGGAGAAAGCCAAGAAAGATTGGCTCAAAGAGCGCAATAAACTCCTCAAACTCCAGGAGGAAGGTGAAGCGGACGAAGAGACCATCTTCCACGAGCGGCTCAAAGTCGCCTTCCGTAAGCATCAACTCAAAGAGGCCCTGATCAACCTGGGGCCCACCAGCAAACTGATCAACGAGCTGGTCAAAGCGATGGAGACGGCCCTCAAGAGCGACGACGGCTTCGAAAAGGAGCTCAAACGCCTGGAGTACCGGCTGCAGCTCTTTAACGATCAGCTCAGGGAGAACCACCGGAAGATTCTGGAGAACATCGTCAATATGTCCAAAGAGGAGATCGCCGCGGCGGTCCCCGAGACGACGATGGTGAGCACCTACGTGCAGATCAAAAAGCTCTTCGAGACCCGGGAAGCGAGCAAGAACAGTTTCGACCTCCCTCCCGAGAAGCTCGAAGAGATTCTGGAGCAGATCCGCATCGGCAAAGCCAAAAGCGAAAAGGCCAAAACCCGGATGGCCAAGTCCAACCTCCGCCTCGTGGTCTCCATCGCCAAGCGCTACACCAACCGGGGGCTTCCCTTCCTCGATCTGATCCAGGAGGGGAACATCGGCCTGATGAAGGCGGTGGACAAGTTCGAATATCAGAAGGGTTACAAATTCTCCACCTACGCCACCTGGTGGATCCGCCAGGCGATCAGCCGTGCCATCGCCGACCAGGCCCGCACCATCCGGATCCCGATCCATATGATCGAAACCATCAACCGGATCAACAAGATCATCCGCAAACACCTCCAGGAGACCGGCAAAGAGCCCGATCTGGAGACCATCGCCGAAGAGGTGGGCCTGAGCGTGGACAAGGTCAAGAACGTTATCAAGATCACCAAGGAGCCCGTGAGCCTGGAGACCCCGGTCGGGGACGAGGATGACGGACGCTTCGGGGATTTCATCGAGGACAAAAACTCCATCAGCCCCACCGAGGCGGTCCTCAACGACGACCTCAACCAGCAGATCGACGAAGTGCTCGGTCAGCTCAACGAGCGGGAGCAGGCGGTCATCAGGATGCGCTTCGGCCTGCTCGAAGATATGAGCGACCGGACCCTCGAAGAGATCGGCAAAGAGCTCAATGTCACCCGCGAACGGGTCCGCCAGATCGAAAGCAGCGCCATCAAAAAGCTCAAACACCCCAAAGTGGGTAGAAAGCTCAAGAACTATATCGAGGAGTGA
- a CDS encoding IGHMBP2 family helicase, whose translation MAKPSAIYLTLPIDYPAEKRERLLRRYGIKPGNISRTWEADGFVLYLLKRGLVPKVPPEWIPDERRRHRIRRIHDYIEEYRQLIELEREAERRSRIEEIKRFSGRELESFGRAILGLRGRRAGTLFDLHLVRYGRDRRIETEISGGDIVLVSRGEPLKSDLSATVMGVGRNYIELAFSQVPPKWALKEEVRLDLFVNDVTFKRMEKNLESMRHLPDPYRRLRDIVLELEPCGEAPMAKIEEVEGLNEPQLEALRRSLGMEELFLIHGPPGTGKTTTLTRVIQAHASKGMHILATADSNVAVDNLLEKLAGDGDLRLIRVGHPARIDSSLERFSLMRQLTEAPEYQEIRELQRQAETAARERARYSKPTPARLRGMSRDRVLKLAKEGRSSRGVSAETIRSMARWIEEDSKTEEAFERLRSLESATISRLLEAADVVLATNSMVGSDALEGMSFDLAVVDEGSQQIEPSTLLPLLRAPRGVLAGDHRQLPPTVLSDLEILKRSLFERLISRKLVPATMLRVQYRMHETIMDFPNRLMYDGALVADPSVARRTLPVEKPPEDPCLDPSFPVVFADTSEMEASEHLPERSTSYENPTEAGHLLRWVTELVACGIAPAQIGIITPYLAQVKLLRRLLEEFPDVEVKSVDGFQGREKEVILISFVRSNLAQSVGFVSDPRRLNVAMTRARSKLLMIGDRSTLEPNEPFGKLFEWLESREDARIIKLGTTEQLRNRATE comes from the coding sequence ATGGCCAAACCCTCTGCGATCTACCTGACCCTACCCATCGACTATCCGGCGGAAAAGCGGGAGCGTCTCCTCAGACGCTACGGTATCAAGCCCGGCAACATTTCCCGGACCTGGGAAGCGGACGGGTTTGTCCTCTACCTCCTCAAAAGGGGCCTGGTCCCCAAGGTGCCGCCCGAGTGGATTCCCGATGAGCGGCGGCGTCATCGTATCCGCCGTATCCACGACTACATCGAAGAGTACCGGCAGCTCATCGAGTTGGAGCGGGAGGCGGAGCGGCGTAGCCGTATCGAAGAGATCAAGCGCTTCAGCGGCAGGGAGCTCGAGAGTTTCGGGCGGGCGATCCTGGGTTTGAGGGGGCGACGGGCCGGGACTCTTTTCGATCTGCATCTGGTCCGTTACGGACGGGACCGTAGGATCGAGACGGAGATCTCCGGCGGCGACATCGTCCTGGTGAGCCGGGGCGAACCGCTCAAGAGCGATCTGAGCGCCACGGTGATGGGGGTAGGGCGCAACTACATCGAGCTGGCCTTCAGCCAGGTTCCTCCGAAGTGGGCACTGAAAGAGGAGGTCCGTCTGGATCTCTTCGTCAACGATGTCACCTTCAAGCGTATGGAGAAGAATCTGGAGTCGATGCGCCACCTTCCCGATCCCTATCGGCGCCTTCGGGACATCGTGCTGGAGCTGGAGCCCTGCGGCGAAGCCCCTATGGCAAAGATTGAAGAGGTGGAAGGGCTCAACGAACCCCAGCTCGAAGCCCTTCGGCGCAGTCTGGGGATGGAAGAGCTTTTCCTGATCCACGGGCCTCCGGGTACGGGAAAGACCACGACCCTCACCCGGGTGATCCAAGCCCACGCTTCGAAAGGAATGCATATTTTGGCGACGGCCGATTCCAATGTGGCGGTGGATAATCTTCTGGAGAAGTTGGCAGGCGATGGAGATTTACGCCTGATCCGGGTGGGCCATCCTGCGCGGATCGATTCGAGTCTGGAGCGCTTCAGCCTGATGCGTCAACTGACGGAGGCGCCGGAGTATCAGGAGATCCGGGAGCTTCAGCGCCAGGCGGAAACGGCCGCCCGAGAACGAGCCCGATACAGCAAACCCACCCCGGCGAGGCTGCGGGGGATGAGCCGGGATCGGGTGCTCAAACTGGCCAAAGAGGGACGAAGCTCCCGGGGAGTGAGCGCCGAGACGATCCGCTCTATGGCCCGATGGATCGAAGAGGATAGTAAGACCGAGGAGGCCTTTGAGCGCTTGAGGAGCCTGGAGAGCGCTACGATCAGCCGGCTCCTGGAGGCGGCGGATGTGGTGCTGGCGACCAATTCGATGGTGGGCTCCGACGCTTTGGAGGGGATGAGCTTCGATTTGGCGGTGGTGGACGAGGGGAGTCAACAGATCGAGCCCTCGACCCTGCTGCCGCTCCTGCGTGCGCCGCGCGGCGTCTTGGCGGGGGATCACCGACAGCTCCCTCCCACAGTGTTGAGCGATCTGGAGATCCTGAAACGATCCCTCTTCGAACGCTTGATCTCCCGCAAGCTAGTTCCCGCTACGATGCTACGGGTCCAATACCGGATGCACGAAACGATTATGGATTTCCCCAACCGCTTGATGTATGACGGCGCATTGGTCGCCGATCCTTCGGTGGCCCGACGCACACTTCCCGTCGAAAAGCCCCCCGAAGATCCTTGCCTCGATCCCTCCTTCCCGGTGGTCTTCGCCGATACATCGGAGATGGAAGCCTCCGAACACCTACCGGAGCGTTCCACTTCCTATGAAAATCCCACAGAGGCGGGCCATCTCCTTCGCTGGGTGACTGAGCTTGTCGCCTGCGGGATCGCCCCCGCCCAGATCGGGATCATCACCCCCTATCTGGCCCAGGTCAAACTCCTGCGTCGCCTCCTGGAAGAGTTTCCGGATGTGGAGGTCAAGAGTGTGGACGGCTTTCAGGGGAGGGAGAAGGAGGTGATCCTCATCTCTTTCGTCCGGAGCAATCTGGCCCAAAGTGTCGGCTTCGTCTCCGATCCCAGGCGGCTCAATGTCGCGATGACTCGGGCAAGGAGCAAGCTTCTGATGATCGGAGACCGCTCGACCCTGGAACCCAACGAGCCCTTCGGCAAACTCTTCGAATGGTTGGAGAGCCGGGAGGATGCGAGGATTATCAAACTTGGAACAACCGAGCAATTGAGAAACCGAGCAACCGAGTAA
- the rfaE1 gene encoding D-glycero-beta-D-manno-heptose-7-phosphate kinase, which yields MKNYQRCQPKILVLGDLMIDHYLWGKTERISPEAPVPVIDVREESEVLGGAGNVVNNLVTLGGRVEVASVIGADGNGKRLKEMLEALGVGSEALIEEPGRSTTRKSRVIASHQQVVRFDSETRQPISRESEEELLERIEALLDEGIDTILISDYGKGVVTEGLTQGTIALAKQRGMRVMVDPKGKDYSKYRGATAITPNRKEASEATGIAIADEASLREAGFRLKEELELERAIITLSEEGMAIFGEEMQIIPTVAKEVYDVTGAGDTVIATLGFVRACGGSIDEAARIANAAAAVVVGKLGSATASWEEIIAYEKSLHESGTEDRILDREALARRVERLRREGKRIVFTNGCFDILHLGHVKYLQKAASFGDVLIVGLNSDDSVRRLKGPERPVNPQYDRAYLLAALEAVDYVTIFDEDTPYELIRTVRPDVLVKGGDYAGREVVGSDIAGELRLVEFVEGRSTTATIEKMRKEAQ from the coding sequence ATGAAGAACTATCAGCGTTGTCAGCCGAAGATTTTGGTACTCGGTGATCTGATGATCGATCACTATCTCTGGGGCAAGACCGAGCGGATCTCTCCCGAGGCGCCGGTACCGGTTATCGATGTGCGTGAAGAGAGCGAAGTGCTCGGGGGTGCCGGGAATGTGGTGAACAATCTCGTGACCCTGGGGGGCCGGGTCGAGGTGGCTTCGGTCATCGGGGCGGACGGCAATGGGAAGCGCCTCAAAGAGATGCTTGAGGCCCTGGGGGTGGGGAGTGAAGCCTTGATCGAGGAACCGGGGCGCAGCACCACCCGCAAGAGCCGGGTGATCGCTTCCCATCAGCAGGTGGTCCGTTTCGACAGCGAAACGCGACAGCCCATCAGCCGGGAAAGTGAGGAGGAGCTTCTGGAACGGATCGAAGCCCTTTTGGATGAGGGGATCGATACGATCCTGATCTCCGACTACGGCAAGGGGGTCGTGACCGAAGGGCTCACTCAGGGGACGATCGCTCTAGCGAAGCAGCGGGGTATGCGGGTGATGGTGGATCCCAAGGGGAAAGATTATTCCAAATACCGGGGAGCGACCGCCATTACCCCCAACAGGAAAGAGGCGAGCGAAGCGACGGGGATCGCCATTGCGGATGAAGCGAGCCTGAGAGAGGCGGGCTTTCGCCTCAAAGAGGAGCTGGAGTTGGAGCGGGCCATCATCACCCTGAGCGAAGAGGGGATGGCGATCTTCGGGGAAGAGATGCAGATCATTCCCACCGTGGCGAAAGAGGTTTATGATGTCACGGGCGCCGGCGATACGGTGATCGCCACGCTGGGTTTCGTGCGGGCCTGCGGGGGAAGCATCGACGAAGCGGCCCGCATCGCCAACGCCGCCGCCGCCGTGGTGGTGGGCAAACTGGGAAGCGCCACGGCGAGCTGGGAAGAGATCATCGCCTATGAGAAGAGCCTGCACGAGTCGGGGACCGAAGATCGGATCCTGGATCGTGAGGCATTGGCCCGCAGGGTCGAGCGCCTGCGCCGGGAGGGAAAGCGGATCGTCTTTACCAACGGTTGCTTCGATATTCTCCATCTGGGGCACGTGAAGTATCTGCAAAAGGCCGCCTCGTTTGGCGATGTGCTGATCGTGGGGCTCAACAGCGACGATTCGGTCCGCCGGCTCAAAGGCCCGGAGCGCCCCGTCAATCCCCAATACGACCGGGCTTACCTCCTGGCAGCGCTCGAGGCGGTCGATTACGTGACGATCTTCGACGAGGATACCCCCTACGAGCTCATCAGGACCGTCCGGCCCGACGTCCTGGTCAAGGGGGGTGACTACGCCGGCAGGGAGGTCGTCGGCAGCGACATCGCCGGGGAGCTTCGCCTCGTGGAGTTCGTGGAGGGACGGAGCACCACTGCCACCATCGAAAAAATGCGAAAGGAAGCGCAATGA
- a CDS encoding L,D-transpeptidase family protein, translating into MTLRLLLLFAFGSLIFAAGPSAFKAVSETVQSLSVSKKPSIPKAQKVLIIKSERKLYLLRNGKPYREYHIALGKHPVGPKRREHDQKTPEGNYTLDFKKADSSYYRAIHVSYPNSTDKARAKRLGVNPGGAIMIHGQPNWFGWLSIIRQRFYWTAGCIAVSNGDMDEIWQAVDPGTPIEIRP; encoded by the coding sequence ATGACGCTACGTTTATTGCTACTCTTCGCTTTCGGCAGTCTGATCTTTGCCGCCGGGCCTTCGGCCTTCAAAGCGGTCTCCGAGACGGTGCAGAGCCTTTCTGTCTCCAAGAAACCCTCGATCCCCAAAGCTCAGAAGGTTCTGATCATCAAATCGGAACGAAAACTCTATCTCTTACGGAATGGCAAGCCCTACCGGGAGTATCATATCGCCCTGGGCAAACATCCCGTCGGGCCCAAGCGCCGGGAACATGACCAGAAGACGCCGGAGGGGAACTATACCCTCGACTTCAAGAAAGCCGACAGCAGCTACTATCGGGCGATTCACGTCAGCTATCCCAACAGTACCGACAAAGCGCGGGCCAAACGGTTGGGGGTCAATCCCGGCGGAGCCATCATGATCCACGGCCAGCCCAACTGGTTCGGCTGGCTCTCCATTATCCGCCAACGCTTCTACTGGACGGCCGGTTGCATCGCGGTGAGCAACGGCGATATGGATGAGATTTGGCAGGCGGTCGACCCCGGCACCCCCATCGAGATCCGCCCTTAG